GGGACCGTGGAGGGCACCTCGACGGCGGTCTCGCACGTGGCCGCCGACCGGCTGTACTACCGCGGGCACGAGGTGGCCGACCTGGTGGGACGGTATTCGGCCGAATCGGTGGCGGGCCTGCTGTGGACCGGCGAACCGGCGCCGCAGCGGCCCGGCGCCCCGCCGGAGGTGCTCACCGCGGTGCGCGCCGCGGTCGGCGCGCTCGGGGACGGCGCCCGGCTCACCGACCGCATGCGGGTCGCGGTGACCGTGGCCGCGGCGAGCGATCCGCTGCGCTTCGACCTGTCGACCGAGGGCGTGCTGCGCACGGCGCGGGTCCTGCTCGCCGTCGAAACGAGCTGTCTGGCACCGGATTCGGTGACCGAGGCCACGCTGGCGCGGCGACTGTGGCCGAGCCTGACCGCCGCGCCCACCCACGCCGATCTGCTGGATGCGGTGCTGGTGCTGCTCGCCGATCACGGGCTGGCGGTGTCGACGGTGGCCGCGCGGGTGGCGGCCAGCGCGCGGGTGCATCCCTACGGCGTGGTGTCCGCGGGCCTGGGCGCGCTCGACAGCCAATACCACGGCGCGGCAAGCACTGTCGCGTATCGTTTCCTGGCCGAGGCCATCGCCGATCCGGTCGGCGCGGTCTCGGAGCGGCTGCGGTTGGGCGGGCCACTGCCCGGCTTCGGGCATCTGATCTACCGCGACCGCGATCACCGCGCCGAGCTGCTGCTGCGCCTGCTGCGCGCGGTGCCCGGGGCCGCGCCCGCGCTGGCGGCGATCGATGTCATCACCGCGAGGGTGGGCAAGCCCGCGACCGCCGTACCGAATGTGGATCTGGCCCTTGCCGTTCTGATGCACGCGTTCGCCATGCGGCCCGACGCCGGGGAGGCGATCTTCGCGGTGGCCCGCACCATCGGCTGGATCGCGCACACCCTCGAGGAGTACGGCGAGGCCCCGCTGCGTTTCCGGCCGATCTAGGCGGGCGGCAGCGGGATCGGGCTGGGCTCCTGGACGGTCACCAGGACGATGACGTCGCCGTAGGGGGCCGCGCCGCGGGCGAGGCGATGGGCGAAGCGCGCCATGGGAATTCGCCAGCGATACTTGGCGTCGATCTCGGCCTGCACATACGGCAGCAGGGTGCCGCCGGTGACCAGCTGGGCCTGGCCCTGATGCTGATGCGAGCCGAGGGCGGGGTTGCCGCGCCAGTCACCGGCCTGCACCAGCACGCGGCCGTCGCGGTCGAGCTGATCGGCCTCGGGGGAGTGCGAGGACACCCGGAACGCGAGCTGGCTGTCGCCGACCGGAACGACCAGCCGGGGCACGGTCATCAGCTGCCGCGGGCCGACGACCCGGGTCACCAGAACCGTCTTGGCGGCCTGCCATTTCGCCGCCATGCCCGTGCCGGCGGATCGCGGTCCGAGGGGCTGCGCGATCTGCAGGGGAGCGATCGGGACATCAACCACGGTGCCTGTCATTGCTTCGATCCTTTCCGGTAGCGACCCGGCAGCGTCGTTGATGCGGTTCACCTTCGATTCACATTCGATATTCCCGGTATCTCGGCCGCACGGCAACGCCGCTGGTCAGCGGCGGCCAGCTCGGGGTATCGATGAAAATTGATCTTGATAACACCGGTATTATCGGCGGTAACAGCGC
The Nocardia terpenica genome window above contains:
- a CDS encoding citrate synthase; its protein translation is MAGEKGDARYLTTAQVASRLDIKPATVYAYVSRGLLTKVASNDRRGSLFREDEVAKLARRQRRAHSGGGTVEGTSTAVSHVAADRLYYRGHEVADLVGRYSAESVAGLLWTGEPAPQRPGAPPEVLTAVRAAVGALGDGARLTDRMRVAVTVAAASDPLRFDLSTEGVLRTARVLLAVETSCLAPDSVTEATLARRLWPSLTAAPTHADLLDAVLVLLADHGLAVSTVAARVAASARVHPYGVVSAGLGALDSQYHGAASTVAYRFLAEAIADPVGAVSERLRLGGPLPGFGHLIYRDRDHRAELLLRLLRAVPGAAPALAAIDVITARVGKPATAVPNVDLALAVLMHAFAMRPDAGEAIFAVARTIGWIAHTLEEYGEAPLRFRPI